The DNA window AGTGGCTGGCCTCGGAGCGGTTCATCCCCCGGTGCTCCACGTCGGGCGGCAGCCAGATGCCGTACTGAGGCGGCGACAGGTAGTGACTCCCCGAGAGCTTGAGCTCCATCACCCCGCTGAAGGCGTAGACGAACTCACCCCAGGGATGGCGATGGCGCGGATACGTCGCCGCCGTGGGCAGGCTCGCCGTCCGGAAGTACACGGGGTGTGGAAGCTTTGAGGTGAAGGGAACTTGCAACTGCTTCGCCATGGCGGCTTCTCGGGATGGGTTGTCGGAATCTCGCTATATCAATCAGCCCCGCCATCCGCAGGATGACGGCATGAGTTCCTCCCGGAAACCCACCGATGTCTTCGCGTTCGCGATGATGTTCCTGTTGTGCGCGACGTGGGGCACGCAGCAGGTGGCCGTCAAGCTGGCCGCTCCCCACATCCCGACGCTGGTGCAGGTGTCCCTGCGCTCGGGCATCGGCGCGGTGCTCGTGGGGCTGCTGTGCTGGCTGCGAGGCGAGCGCTTCTCCTGGAGGGACAGCACCTGGTGGCCCGGTCTGCTCTCAGGCGTGCTCTTCGCCGGAGAGTTCCTCTTCGTCGCGGAAGGGCTTCGTCACACCCACGCGTCGCACATGTCCGTCTTCCTCTACATCGCGCCCATCTTCTCCGCGCTGGGCCTGCACTGGTTCGTCCCCGCGGAGCGGCTGCGCCCGTTGCAGTGGATTGGCATTGGCGTGGCGTTCACCGGAATCCTGGTGGCCTTCGCGGGAGGCTGGCTTCAGGGAGGACTGAGCCGGGAGGTGCTGTGGGGTGACGCGCTGGGCGTGCTCGCGGCGCTGGCCTGGGGCGCGACCATCGTCGTGGTGCGAGTCTCCTCCCTGGCCGATGCCCCGCCGACGCAGACGCTGCTCTACCAGTTGGTGGGCGCCTTCGCGCTGCTGTTCCCCGTCGCGCTCCTCACGGGGCAGGTGGGGCAGGTCACCTTCGAGCGTGTGGCGTGGCTCAACCTGCTCTTCCAGGCCGTGGGGGTGTGCTTCATCAGCTACCTGGTCTGGTTCTGGTTGCTGCGCCGCTACGTGGCCTCCGGCCTGTCGGTGTTCTCGTTCATGACGCCGCTGTTCGGCGTCACCGCGGGCGTGCTGGTGCTGAACGAGCGGGCGGATGCCTTCTTCGCCGGAGGCGCCGTGCTGGTGCTCACCGGAATCATCATCGTCAGCGCGTCGAGATTCTTGAAGCCCGGCCTCCGACGCGAGCCCAAGTCCGCCACGGCCTCCTGAGCCGCGCGAACCTCCTCTCGGTGTAACCGACTCCTCCCGAGTGTAACGGCGCCCATCACGGTTCGACGCGACGCATCCCCGAGGTTCCAGGGGCTTGCGCGTCCTGTTGCATGGCCTCGCGGTTGCTTGTTGCCCACGACGGAGGACCGACGCGTTCGCGCGGAGGTCCTCCGTGGAAGGCATTCAGGCAGCCTCGGGGCAAGTGCCGCCGCCCGAGCTGTAAGAGGCGACGGGCTGCTGCGTGAACCGCGGTGAACGACAGCGCTCGGAGCCGCCCAGCGGCCTCTGGAGGAGACGTCGCCGTGAGCTTGCGCCGTGATGTGGTGGGAGGACTGGCCGTGGTGGGCGCGCTGACGCTCATCCTCGCCGTGGGTGGAGGGCTGTATGGCTTGAGGCTGTTGAACCACGGGTTCTCCGCCCTGGAGGCCCCCTCCGCGCTCGAGGCCCGCGTGGCTCGCGCGGCGCGTGCCTTCAGCATGCCCTCGGGCGCGCGGGAGCAGAAGAATCCCCTGGAGCCTCTTCCTCCGAAGATGCTCTCCGAAGCGAGAGCCCACTGGGCGGACCACTGCGCCGTCTGCCACGCGGCGGATGGCAGCGGGCAGACGCCCATCGGGAAGGGGCTCTACCCCCCCGCTCCCGACATGCGCGCCGCCGCGACGCAAGGGCTGAGCGACGGCGAGCTGTATTGGATCATCCAGAACGGCATCCGGCTGACGGGCATGCCCGCGTGGGGACAGCTCCATGACGGCACGCGCAACCGCGACAGCTGGGCCCTCGTCTCGCTCATCCGCACGTTGCCCGGGCTCAGCCCGGAGGCGCTCGATGAAATCAAGGCCGGCCTTCCTGTCTCGCGACACGAGCTCAACGAACAACGCGCCGAGGACGCCTTCCTCGAAGGACCGTAGTCCCACCGAAGGAGACCCATCATGAAGACCTCATTGTTTTCGTCCCGCTTCACCCCCGCCGCCCTGCTCGCCCTCACGCTCCTGGCTCCGGCCATGGCGCTGGCCCACGGCAAGGACGGTGTCCACGTCATGGGCACGGTGAAGGAGGTGAAGCAAGGCACGCTCGTGGTAGAGACCAGCGAGAAGCAGCAGGAGGAAGTGATGACGGACGCGAGCACCCGCTACGAGAAGAGCGGCGCGGACGTCACGGCGGCGGACCTCAAGACGGGCGAGCGGGTGGTCGTCCACGGCATGAAGATGAAGAACGGTCAGGTCCATGCGCAGTTGGTGAAGTTCGGCAAGCCGAAGGCGGATGCGAAGGGTGCACAGCCCGCTCCGGCCGCGGGTGGACATGACCATGGACACGCGGGTCACTGAGCCCACGACCTGGAATGGCCGCTTGTTCATGGGCACCGGGACCCTGCTCTACTGGGGCCCGGTGCGCGCCACCGCGCCCCACGCGCACCATGCCTTCCAGGTGATGGCGAGCCTCGACCAGCCGCTCCACCTCCGAGGCACGCGGCGAGACGGCGCGGTGGAGGGCCAGGCCGCGGTGATTCCTCCCGATGCCCTTCACGAAGTCACGGCGCCGAGCCCCTCGGTGCTGCTGCTCTACCTCGACCCGGATGGACTGGTGGGGCGGCGGTTGCGCCGGGCGCTTGGCGCCACGGGCGAGGCCGTGGACTGGATGCACGCGGGCACGCCGCTGTTGCCCGTGACACCACGAGCCGCGCCCGAGACATGGGCTCAAGCACGACAGCTCGCCCAGTCCTTCGTCGATGCGCTGGCCAGCCCCGAGGCGCGTCCACAGGTCCTCCATCCCGCCGTGCAGCGGGCCGTGCGCTTCGTGGCGGCGAACCTGGAGGGAGACATCCGGCTGGGCGCCGTGGCGGAGCATGCGGAGATATCTCCCGGGAGGCTCACGCACCTGCTCCCCGAGCACGTGGGACTCCCGCTGCGCCCCTATGTCGCGTGGCTCCGGCTCCAGCGCGCCGTCGCCCGGCTCCGCGAGGGCGCGACGTTGACGGAGTCCGCCCACCACGCGGGCTTCACGGATGGCGCGCACCTCACGCGCATCTTCCGCCGCATGTTCGGCATCCGGCCCTCCGACATCATGGGCCGCGCGGAGTGGGTGCTGCCCACGCCCACGGACGACGACGCGCTCGCGAAGTAGCCAGTTCGTCCAATCCAGGAGGCGCGCGGAGAGGTGACGCTCCCGGGCATGCGCTCACACCCCTTCTCGTATCTCCCCTACCCGCTCATCTTCTTCGGAGGCACGGCCGCGCTGGTGGCGGGCCTGAGCCAGGGACTCTCCTACTGGCGCGTGGGGCCTCCCATCCTGTTGCTCGCGGCGCTGCTCGTCCTCGCGCTCGAGCGGTGGTTCCCTCACGCGGAGGTCTGGCGGAAGGACCACGACGGAGACACCGCGACGGACCTCCTCCACGTGACGGGCAACCTGGCGCTCAGCCAGGTCTCCCTCCTGCTGTACACCGGAGTGACATCGCTCACGGGAGGCGCGCTGTCGTGGTGGCCTCGCGACTGGCCCTTCTGGGCGCAGTTCCTCCTGGGGACCGCCCTCCTCGACCTGGGCCTCTATGCCATCCATCGCGCGAGCCACCACGTGCCCTGGCTGTGGCGGCTGCACGCCATCCATCACAGCCCCCGCCGCGTGTACTGGCTCAATGGACAGCGCAGGCACCTGATTCATGAGGCGCTGGAGGGCGCACCGGGGCTGCTGGTGCTGGGGCTGCTCGGGGCGCCGCCCGCCGTGGTCGCGTGTGCCCTGGCCACCGTGACGTTGCACCTGATGTTCCAGCACGGAAACATCGCCTACCGCGCGGGCTTCCTCCGCCATGTCTTCGCCGTGGCCGAGCTGCATCGCTGGCACCACCAGCGGCTGTACGCGGACGTGCAAGGCAACTACGGCGGCATCCTGTCCGTGTGGGACCGGCTCTTCGGCACCGCGCTGCCGCAGAAGGGCGAGGCCCCGCTCGATGTGGGGATGGATGACGAGCCCACGCTCCCCACCGACTACGTGGGACAGCTCACCTGGCCCTTCCGGAGACGGCGCGGGTGAATCAGGTTCGGCACCGTGGGGCGAGACGCCTGCCCTCCATTTCGTGGGACAGTGCCCGGCGCCTTCCGACTGGAGACCGCCGTTGACGAACCGCCTCGACCCCCGCCGACTCGAGACCTTCCGCGTGGTGGCGACCACGGGGCAGGTGTCCGCGGCGTCCCGGTTGCTGCACCTGTCCCAGCCCGCCGTCACCGCCCAGGTCCGACAGTTGGAGCGCGAATGCGGCCAGCCCCTGCTGGTGCGGACGGCCCGGGGCGTTCGCCTCAACGAGGCCGGGCAGCGGCTGCTCGCCTATGCCCAGCGGCACCATCAACTCCTGGAGGAGGCCGCGCTCGCGGTGGCGGGTGAGGATGTCCTGAAGGGTGAGCTCGTGCTGGCCGCGAGCACCACGCTGGCCAGCTACGTCGTCCCGGACCTCCTGGCGTCCTTCCTGCGCATGCACCGGGGACTGCAGGTCCGCCTGGAGGTGGGCAACTCCGAGCAGGTGCTCGGCTGGGTGGGCGAAGGCCGCGCGCCGTTGGGACTCGTGGAGGGGCACGCTCGCGCCGCGGGCCTCCGCCTGGAGCACTACCTGGACGACGAGCTGCTGCCCGTCGTCGCCACCCATGCGCCGAAGGAGCTCCTCCAGGTGCGCACCCTCGACATGTTCCAGACGGTGCCGCTGCTCTGGCGCGAGGTGGGGTCAGGCACTCGCGCCGTGCTGGAGCGCGCGCTGAAGCGGGCCGGTGTGCGACGCGGGCCCCAGGCGGGAGACCTCCAGCTCGGCGGCACCGAGACCATCAAGGGCGCGGTGGCCGCGGGGTTGGGCGTGGGCTTCCTCTCTCGCTGGAGCATCCAGGCGGAGCTGAGCTCGGGGCGCTTCCGGGTCCTCCCCCTGCCCGACCTTCGGGTGCGGCGGACCTTCTCCTGGGTGCTGCCCGTGGATGCGCCCGCTGGCATCGCGGGCCACTTCCTGCGCCATGCGCGCACGACGCCGCCCACGCTGAGCCACTCCTGAGGGCCTGGGCCCTCACGTGATGACGTGGAGGACAATCGCGCCCAGGCTCAAGCCCGCCATGCAGAGCCACAGGACGATGCCCTGGGCCAGCGGCTTGAGGCCCACCGAGCGCAGCGCCTGTCGCGAGAAGCCCGCGCCAATGAGGAACAGCGTCAGCACGAGGACACGCTGGGACACGTGGGTCACCACCAGACCCGCGGGCCGGAGCGGAGGCACCCACGTCACCAGGGCCGCCACGGCGAGGAAGCCGAGGATGAACCACGGCCTGCGCGCGGGCGTCTGCTCCTGTCCTTGCTCGGGTGAGCGTCCTGTCCGCCGGAGCCAGAAGCCCATGGCCAACGTCAGCGGGACAATCCACAGCGCACGCGCCAGCTTCACCGTGGTGGCCACCTCCAGCGCCTCAGGCCCGTACCTCATGGCCGCGCCCACCACGGAGCTGGTGTCATGGATGGCCAGCGCGCTCCACAGGCCGAACTGGCGCGCATCCAGTCCCACTGCGTGCCCCACCACGGGGAAGACGAAGAGCGCCACGGCGTTGAGCAGGAACACCGTCCCCAGCGCGATGGACACGTCCTCCTCGCGAGGGCGCAGCACGGGCACCGCCGCCGCGATGGCGCTGCCTCCGCAGATGGCCGTGCCGATGCTGATGAGCAGCCCCGCGCCACGCGACACGCGGAGCCACCGTGCCAGCAGCGTTCCCAGCGTCAGACACGCGGTGATACCCACCACCGTGTAGAGCACACCGCGCGCGCCCTCCTCGGCCACCACGCGCAGGTCCATGCCCGCGCCCAGGCCCACCACCGAGAGCGACAGCAGCACATGCGTGGCACGACGGGTGAGCGCCGCATACGGGTTGCCCACGCTCAGGGCCACCAGCATTCCGGCGACCAGGGCGACGGCCGTGGACACCCCCGGCAAGAGGCTCACGAGTGCGCCCAGGGGGACGAGCAAGCGCCCGAGGGTCAGCGCGGTGTCGCGCAAGGAGCGAGGAGCATCGGGCCGTATGGAGGTCGCGGACATGTCTCTTCAGTGCCCGCCGAGGCATCCAACGACCAGTCGCAAGACCTGATGAGCCATCCGAAAATCGGATGGCTGGGGGAGCCAGCTCGAGCCGTTCCTGGCCATCATGATGCCCCCCGCCGCGAGAGCGGATGAGCCCTCCGTGGACTCGATGACCGGGACAACAGGCCCGCGCCATGCCTCGCCCTCACGCAGCACTCCCGCCGCAAGAGTTGATACCCCTCCGTGGATTCGCTGCATGGAACAGCACGCTCGAGCCATGCCTCGCCCTCACGCAGCACTCCCGCCGCAAGAGTTGATACCCCTCCGTGGATTCGCTGCATGGAACAGCACGCTCGCGCCATGCCTCGCCCTTGCGAAGCTCCCCCGTCGCGAGAGCGGATGGGTCCACCGTGGACTCGATGACCGGGACAACGAGCCCGCGTCATGCCTGGCCCTCACGATGCGCTCCCGCCACATGAACTGCTGAGTCCCCCGTGGATGGGATGGCCGAGACGGTAAGCTCGGGCCATGTCCGGCCATCACGAAGCACTCTGGACGCTGTGGGAAGTGAGCCGCGCGGGGACCCATGCCGCCGCCGCCGCGCGCCTGGGCATCACCGCCTCCGCCGTGGGCCAGCAGCTCAAGGCGCTGGAGCAGCGAGTGGGCGCCGCGTTGTTCGAGCGCGTCGGAAGAGGCGCCCGGCTCACCGCCGCTGGAGCCGCCCTGGTCGCGAAGCTCGGCGAGCACCTGCCCGCGCTGAATGCCGCGCTCGAGGAAGCTGCCGAGGCCCAGCGCGCCGTGCGCGGAGAGGTGAGCCTCGCGGGCCCCTGGCCCTTCTTCCGGTACTGGCTCCGCCCGCGCCTGCCGAGCCTCCTGGAGCGCCACCCCGAACTTCAGCTGGAGGTCCGCTTCGATGTGCCCAGCCGCGTCGCACGGCGGCTCCTCGATGGAGAGCTGGACCTGGGCATCATGGGCCTCCTTCCCGACGCGCCGGGCCTGGAGGTCCACCCCGTGGCTCAGGAGCGGTTCGTGGCGGTGGCCTCACACGCCTATCTCAAGCGATGGGGAACCCCGAAGAGCGCGCGCGACTTCGCGACCCATCGCTTCATCGCCTTCGACTCCGACCTGGCGATGCTCGGCCCGTGGTGGCGCTCGGCCTTCGGTCCCAAGGAGCCACTCCCCTCGCACGTGGTGTGCCGCATCGCCAACCTGGACGAGATGCTGGCGCTCACCGAGGCGGGCGTGGGCATGACGGTGCTGCCGGACTATCTGGTCGCGCCCGCGCTGAAGGATGGACGCGTGGTGAGCCTCACTCCCGAGCCCATCCGGCGCTCGGCACGGCAACCCTTCGGCACCCTGTATGTGGCGTGGCGCCGGACAGCCGCCCCCACGGCGCGCTTCCTCGCCGTTCGCGACTGGCTGCTGGGCACACCCTGATTCACGAACCCGCGCGAGGACACTGCTCCCGCGCGGGCCCACGCCCCCCAGGGTCCCCGGTCAGCCTACTTGTCCGACGTATCGCACTCGTCGTTCCCGCAGGCCGACTCGCAATCACACAGCTTCTTGTTGCAGCTCTCGGTGCAAGCCAGGAACCCCGGCTCGTTCCCGCCGCCGCACGCATTGACGCACGTGCTGTGTTTGCTCGAACAGGTGGTCGACTCCTCCGCGGAGCACTTGTCCTTTCCGCAAGCAGGGGTCAGCAGCAGGAGCGAAAGCGATGCACACACGAAAGCCAGCGTCTTCATGACGAAGCAACTCCCTTGAGACAGAGCACCATGAGTGGTGAGGCACTCGCGTGGGACGGTGTGCCCCAGCGCGTGCGGCCCTCCACCAGTGCACACCCCATGCCCCTCACCGCGCGCCAAGCCAACGCGCGTCTCCTTCGCCTCTTCTCGCGGACTTGGTGCGCGCCCCTGGCCCACGGTTGTCTCCTGGCAGGGGACAACTGTCCTGGCTCAAGACACCCGGCACGTGCCCATCAGGGGGCGGCGAAGTCCACCCGCACGGTGGCGACCTTGCCCGGCTCGACCTGCACCGTGCGCTGCTCCGTCAGCCCCAAGGTGGGGTTGTGGAACACGACGAGGTGACGGCCCGCGGGCAGCGGATAGCGGGCCAAGGGCGTCCGGTCCACCTCGCGCCCGTTCACGGAGACCACCGCCCAGGGCCGCGCGTCCACGGTCAGGAAGCCAATGGCCTCCGGGGCCTTCGGCGCGG is part of the Myxococcus landrumus genome and encodes:
- a CDS encoding DMT family transporter encodes the protein MSSSRKPTDVFAFAMMFLLCATWGTQQVAVKLAAPHIPTLVQVSLRSGIGAVLVGLLCWLRGERFSWRDSTWWPGLLSGVLFAGEFLFVAEGLRHTHASHMSVFLYIAPIFSALGLHWFVPAERLRPLQWIGIGVAFTGILVAFAGGWLQGGLSREVLWGDALGVLAALAWGATIVVVRVSSLADAPPTQTLLYQLVGAFALLFPVALLTGQVGQVTFERVAWLNLLFQAVGVCFISYLVWFWLLRRYVASGLSVFSFMTPLFGVTAGVLVLNERADAFFAGGAVLVLTGIIIVSASRFLKPGLRREPKSATAS
- a CDS encoding c-type cytochrome yields the protein MSLRRDVVGGLAVVGALTLILAVGGGLYGLRLLNHGFSALEAPSALEARVARAARAFSMPSGAREQKNPLEPLPPKMLSEARAHWADHCAVCHAADGSGQTPIGKGLYPPAPDMRAAATQGLSDGELYWIIQNGIRLTGMPAWGQLHDGTRNRDSWALVSLIRTLPGLSPEALDEIKAGLPVSRHELNEQRAEDAFLEGP
- a CDS encoding DUF5666 domain-containing protein, coding for MKTSLFSSRFTPAALLALTLLAPAMALAHGKDGVHVMGTVKEVKQGTLVVETSEKQQEEVMTDASTRYEKSGADVTAADLKTGERVVVHGMKMKNGQVHAQLVKFGKPKADAKGAQPAPAAGGHDHGHAGH
- a CDS encoding helix-turn-helix transcriptional regulator, which gives rise to MDTRVTEPTTWNGRLFMGTGTLLYWGPVRATAPHAHHAFQVMASLDQPLHLRGTRRDGAVEGQAAVIPPDALHEVTAPSPSVLLLYLDPDGLVGRRLRRALGATGEAVDWMHAGTPLLPVTPRAAPETWAQARQLAQSFVDALASPEARPQVLHPAVQRAVRFVAANLEGDIRLGAVAEHAEISPGRLTHLLPEHVGLPLRPYVAWLRLQRAVARLREGATLTESAHHAGFTDGAHLTRIFRRMFGIRPSDIMGRAEWVLPTPTDDDALAK
- a CDS encoding sterol desaturase family protein; the protein is MRSHPFSYLPYPLIFFGGTAALVAGLSQGLSYWRVGPPILLLAALLVLALERWFPHAEVWRKDHDGDTATDLLHVTGNLALSQVSLLLYTGVTSLTGGALSWWPRDWPFWAQFLLGTALLDLGLYAIHRASHHVPWLWRLHAIHHSPRRVYWLNGQRRHLIHEALEGAPGLLVLGLLGAPPAVVACALATVTLHLMFQHGNIAYRAGFLRHVFAVAELHRWHHQRLYADVQGNYGGILSVWDRLFGTALPQKGEAPLDVGMDDEPTLPTDYVGQLTWPFRRRRG
- a CDS encoding LysR family transcriptional regulator, translated to MTNRLDPRRLETFRVVATTGQVSAASRLLHLSQPAVTAQVRQLERECGQPLLVRTARGVRLNEAGQRLLAYAQRHHQLLEEAALAVAGEDVLKGELVLAASTTLASYVVPDLLASFLRMHRGLQVRLEVGNSEQVLGWVGEGRAPLGLVEGHARAAGLRLEHYLDDELLPVVATHAPKELLQVRTLDMFQTVPLLWREVGSGTRAVLERALKRAGVRRGPQAGDLQLGGTETIKGAVAAGLGVGFLSRWSIQAELSSGRFRVLPLPDLRVRRTFSWVLPVDAPAGIAGHFLRHARTTPPTLSHS
- a CDS encoding YeiH family protein; this encodes MSATSIRPDAPRSLRDTALTLGRLLVPLGALVSLLPGVSTAVALVAGMLVALSVGNPYAALTRRATHVLLSLSVVGLGAGMDLRVVAEEGARGVLYTVVGITACLTLGTLLARWLRVSRGAGLLISIGTAICGGSAIAAAVPVLRPREEDVSIALGTVFLLNAVALFVFPVVGHAVGLDARQFGLWSALAIHDTSSVVGAAMRYGPEALEVATTVKLARALWIVPLTLAMGFWLRRTGRSPEQGQEQTPARRPWFILGFLAVAALVTWVPPLRPAGLVVTHVSQRVLVLTLFLIGAGFSRQALRSVGLKPLAQGIVLWLCMAGLSLGAIVLHVIT
- a CDS encoding LysR family transcriptional regulator — encoded protein: MSGHHEALWTLWEVSRAGTHAAAAARLGITASAVGQQLKALEQRVGAALFERVGRGARLTAAGAALVAKLGEHLPALNAALEEAAEAQRAVRGEVSLAGPWPFFRYWLRPRLPSLLERHPELQLEVRFDVPSRVARRLLDGELDLGIMGLLPDAPGLEVHPVAQERFVAVASHAYLKRWGTPKSARDFATHRFIAFDSDLAMLGPWWRSAFGPKEPLPSHVVCRIANLDEMLALTEAGVGMTVLPDYLVAPALKDGRVVSLTPEPIRRSARQPFGTLYVAWRRTAAPTARFLAVRDWLLGTP